In Methanobacterium bryantii, the following proteins share a genomic window:
- a CDS encoding dCTP deaminase, with protein sequence MLGEKELIKLFPDFEGLIQPSGIDLPLEDVFVQKSAGSLIDNEKNLPELEKLEGPIYTLKAKTAYSVTVAPKVKIPKGYSMLYRPRSTLNRSFISVHTAVGDPGFYGTLQFMVYNYGEFDYQIKKGERIAQAVVFKVSGSGEYNGSYQESE encoded by the coding sequence ATTCTAGGCGAAAAAGAATTAATCAAACTATTTCCAGATTTTGAAGGGCTCATACAGCCTTCAGGGATCGATTTACCATTAGAAGACGTGTTCGTTCAAAAAAGTGCGGGCTCTCTAATTGACAATGAAAAAAATCTTCCAGAATTAGAAAAGCTTGAAGGTCCAATCTACACTTTAAAAGCAAAAACAGCTTATTCAGTCACAGTGGCGCCCAAAGTTAAAATCCCAAAGGGATACTCAATGCTTTACCGCCCGCGTTCCACCCTTAACAGGTCCTTTATTTCAGTCCATACAGCAGTAGGTGACCCTGGATTTTACGGGACACTCCAGTTTATGGTCTACAACTACGGAGAATTTGACTACCAGATTAAAAAAGGGGAAAGAATTGCCCAGGCAGTTGTATTTAAAGTTTCAGGCTCTGGAGAGTACAACGGAAGTTATCAAGAGTCGGAATAA
- the acs gene encoding acetate--CoA ligase, translating to MPKDLEALLKEERIFKPTKDIVEKSNIKQWMNKYKIKNYMELLEKANNNPDWFWDDLAKELEWFEPYKNVLKWDPPHAEWFLEGKFNIAHNALDRHIKNGKGDKLAYIWEGEDGKTRKITYRQLWRDVNKFANALRELGIGKGDTVSIYLPMIPELPVAMLACAKIGAVHSVVFSGFWAKAFQERVNDSKSKVAITTDGFTRRGKLIPLKENVDDILQNTPTIKNLIVINNAGIDVKMHEGRDLWWHEITENMSEECETEVMDSEDPLFILYTSGTTGKPKGVVHVHGGYAVGIYTTLKFVFDLKDDDIWWCAADIGWITGHSYIVYAPLLLGVTSIIFEGTPDYPDPGRLWKMVEGYKVNVFYTAPTTIRMFMKYGPKWPEKYDLSSIRLLGSVGEPINPEAWVWYYKYIGREKCPIMDTWWQTETGMHLITPLPVSPLKPGSAVMPFPTVQADILDDMGRSLTEKGGHLVIKTPWPSMLRTIYRNPQRYIKTYWSAFKNMYLSGDVARKDSDGYFWIQGREDDVLSVAGHRIGTAEVESALVSYECVAEAAVVGKPDEIKGEEIAAFVILKDNFKPTQELKDTLKYHVRVEIGPVATPKYIRFVDDLPKTRSGKIMRRIIKAKVKGEDVGDTSTLANPEAVDGLDRAL from the coding sequence ATGCCAAAGGATTTAGAAGCTTTACTCAAAGAAGAAAGGATATTTAAGCCTACAAAAGATATTGTGGAAAAAAGCAACATCAAGCAGTGGATGAATAAATATAAAATAAAAAATTACATGGAATTACTTGAAAAAGCTAATAATAATCCAGACTGGTTCTGGGATGACCTTGCAAAGGAACTTGAATGGTTTGAACCTTATAAAAATGTATTAAAATGGGACCCGCCCCATGCAGAATGGTTTTTAGAGGGCAAATTCAACATAGCCCATAATGCATTAGATAGGCACATTAAAAACGGCAAAGGAGATAAATTAGCTTATATTTGGGAAGGAGAAGACGGAAAGACCAGAAAAATAACTTACCGCCAGCTTTGGCGGGATGTAAATAAATTTGCCAATGCATTAAGGGAATTGGGTATTGGGAAAGGAGATACTGTAAGCATTTACCTGCCGATGATACCTGAACTCCCAGTGGCAATGCTTGCATGTGCCAAAATTGGGGCTGTGCACTCCGTTGTTTTCTCAGGGTTCTGGGCAAAGGCATTTCAAGAGAGGGTAAACGATTCAAAATCAAAAGTGGCCATAACCACAGATGGATTTACAAGAAGGGGAAAATTAATACCTCTTAAAGAAAACGTGGACGATATACTCCAGAATACACCTACAATCAAGAATCTTATTGTAATTAACAATGCAGGCATAGATGTTAAAATGCATGAAGGCAGAGACCTCTGGTGGCATGAAATTACAGAAAATATGAGCGAAGAGTGCGAAACTGAAGTTATGGACTCTGAAGACCCATTATTTATTTTATACACCTCTGGGACCACAGGAAAACCAAAGGGAGTTGTACACGTTCACGGAGGGTACGCAGTCGGAATTTATACCACTTTAAAATTCGTTTTTGACCTTAAAGACGACGATATATGGTGGTGTGCAGCCGACATTGGATGGATAACAGGCCACAGTTATATAGTCTACGCCCCACTTTTACTGGGAGTGACATCCATCATATTTGAAGGTACCCCAGATTATCCAGATCCCGGAAGACTGTGGAAAATGGTAGAAGGTTATAAAGTAAATGTATTCTATACTGCCCCAACAACAATACGGATGTTCATGAAATACGGCCCCAAATGGCCCGAAAAATATGATTTAAGTTCCATAAGGCTTCTTGGATCTGTAGGCGAGCCTATAAACCCTGAGGCATGGGTCTGGTATTATAAATACATCGGCAGGGAGAAATGCCCTATAATGGACACGTGGTGGCAGACAGAAACTGGAATGCACCTTATAACCCCTTTACCAGTATCTCCGCTTAAACCAGGCTCTGCAGTTATGCCTTTCCCAACGGTCCAGGCAGATATTCTAGATGATATGGGAAGGTCTCTGACTGAAAAAGGAGGGCACCTTGTAATCAAAACTCCATGGCCTTCAATGCTTCGAACCATTTACAGGAACCCGCAGAGGTACATCAAAACGTACTGGAGCGCATTTAAAAATATGTACCTGAGCGGGGACGTGGCGAGAAAAGATTCTGACGGTTACTTCTGGATTCAGGGCCGTGAAGATGATGTTTTAAGTGTTGCAGGGCATAGAATCGGGACTGCAGAAGTGGAGTCTGCCCTTGTAAGCTATGAATGCGTGGCAGAAGCTGCAGTGGTGGGAAAGCCTGATGAAATAAAGGGCGAAGAAATTGCAGCATTTGTTATACTCAAGGATAATTTTAAACCCACACAGGAACTAAAAGACACTCTTAAATATCACGTTAGAGTTGAAATAGGTCCTGTTGCAACTCCAAAATACATAAGATTCGTTGATGACCTCCCAAAAACAAGAAGTGGGAAAATAATGAGAAGAATTATAAAAGCCAAGGTTAAAGGCGAAGATGTTGGAGACACAAGCACCCTTGCAAACCCTGAAGCTGTTGATGGTCTTGACAGAGCATTGTAA
- a CDS encoding thiamine pyrophosphate-binding protein: MRCADALIKILESNGVKFIFGHPGEQILPFYDALRSSKIKHVLMRHEQGAVHAADGYARVSGEFGVCVSTAGPGALNLVMGVATAFKDSIPLIVITGDVDTDLKGTNVFQDIDIESIFRPITLETFHIEDPDDGTLKLKKAIEMVKHGKTGPIHLNFPKDVLNAYVDTSAPTVEHVEDKDISLDDINDTIKLMEMSERPLILAGTGIIWAHAVSKLQDFSLKYNIPVATTYSARGVLPEDHPLCLGMIGLRGTTAANFAGKNCDLLIALGCRFSERTVLGIGDPEIIHVNLDSEVLEGNVKIQGNAGQFLDKMGDITVKNTGKWLQELDNHKRTYEIKTDYNDIPIKPQRAVKEILDASDDSTTISDAGTHTTWVTLLKKVTRPSSLLFSGGFGPMGYGLPAAIGASLADPAERVVLVVGDGGFQMTLQELAVIAQENLPILICIINNCCLGIIKQWQEMHYRERYEVKLENPDFCEIADAYRIKSKRVNAPGEIFDAVKNALDLNEPYLIDIMVDTEEGIILPKVKP, encoded by the coding sequence ATGAGATGTGCAGATGCACTGATTAAAATTTTAGAATCAAACGGTGTTAAATTTATTTTTGGGCATCCGGGGGAGCAGATTTTGCCTTTTTACGATGCACTGCGGAGTTCCAAGATTAAACATGTTCTAATGCGCCATGAACAGGGAGCCGTGCATGCTGCAGACGGTTATGCAAGAGTATCTGGTGAGTTCGGGGTATGTGTTTCAACCGCAGGTCCTGGAGCTTTAAATTTAGTAATGGGTGTTGCAACTGCTTTTAAAGATTCGATACCACTGATTGTAATCACAGGGGATGTAGACACTGATCTTAAAGGAACGAATGTATTCCAGGATATTGATATTGAATCTATTTTCAGGCCAATTACGCTGGAAACATTCCATATTGAAGACCCAGATGATGGTACTTTGAAATTAAAAAAAGCAATTGAAATGGTAAAGCATGGGAAAACTGGACCGATTCATTTAAACTTTCCAAAAGATGTTTTAAATGCTTATGTTGATACATCCGCACCCACAGTTGAACATGTTGAAGATAAAGATATTTCATTAGATGATATTAATGATACAATTAAATTGATGGAAATGTCTGAAAGACCACTTATTCTTGCTGGAACTGGGATAATATGGGCACATGCCGTAAGCAAACTGCAGGATTTTTCTCTAAAATATAACATTCCAGTTGCGACAACGTATTCTGCTAGGGGTGTTTTGCCTGAAGATCACCCGCTTTGTCTTGGAATGATCGGACTTAGAGGCACAACCGCTGCAAATTTTGCTGGTAAAAACTGTGATCTGCTGATAGCACTTGGCTGTAGATTCTCAGAAAGGACTGTACTCGGAATTGGAGACCCTGAAATAATTCATGTAAATCTTGACAGCGAAGTTTTAGAAGGAAATGTTAAGATTCAGGGAAATGCTGGCCAGTTTTTAGATAAAATGGGAGATATAACTGTTAAAAACACTGGCAAATGGCTTCAGGAATTAGATAATCATAAAAGAACCTATGAAATTAAAACTGATTATAATGATATTCCAATTAAACCTCAAAGAGCTGTAAAAGAGATACTTGATGCTTCAGATGATTCAACAACAATAAGTGATGCAGGAACACATACCACGTGGGTTACTTTACTTAAGAAAGTAACGAGACCTTCGTCATTGCTTTTTTCAGGAGGTTTTGGACCTATGGGCTATGGACTGCCCGCAGCAATTGGTGCGTCACTTGCAGACCCTGCTGAAAGGGTAGTTCTGGTGGTTGGCGATGGCGGGTTCCAGATGACATTACAGGAACTTGCAGTAATTGCTCAGGAGAATCTTCCTATTTTAATTTGTATCATAAACAACTGCTGCCTTGGAATTATAAAACAGTGGCAGGAAATGCATTACAGGGAAAGATATGAAGTTAAACTTGAAAATCCTGATTTCTGTGAAATTGCAGATGCATACAGAATCAAATCAAAACGTGTAAATGCTCCTGGTGAAATATTTGATGCAGTTAAAAATGCTTTAGATTTAAATGAACCCTATTTAATTGATATCATGGTAGATACGGAAGAAGGCATAATTTTACCTAAAGTAAAACCTTAA
- a CDS encoding DUF2207 family protein, with the protein MEFNVLLEVFFILLVVILVSYVVYTKYIKKSSSLNDSNFIFTPKYMFNYSPELLNTYLNEKTDLNGYEDGFKATVLDLINKNYIIFSNPVNSNSAKTNNHSYGPLVRINKKKSVTKLKAYELDVVNFLKRYDKKGVISLYFIEEDLKNLKASKKFESRYNSWEKHLKNEYSNNKFFRGDSTEFMDELDNFKSYVSGRDITNADISLDDINQFLVYGMALGIGKKAVENFEKYLDETTLKNSEIYQIIKVNGINFVEQGFKGLYLVKPGQHDSNTDVYGY; encoded by the coding sequence ATGGAATTCAATGTTCTCTTAGAGGTCTTTTTCATACTGCTGGTAGTTATTTTGGTTAGTTATGTGGTCTATACGAAGTATATAAAAAAATCATCATCATTAAATGATTCAAATTTCATTTTTACTCCAAAATACATGTTTAATTACTCTCCAGAATTATTAAATACCTATTTAAATGAAAAAACAGATTTAAATGGATATGAAGATGGATTTAAAGCAACCGTGCTTGATTTAATAAATAAAAATTACATTATTTTCTCAAATCCAGTTAATTCTAATTCCGCTAAAACAAATAATCATTCTTATGGCCCTTTAGTTAGAATAAATAAAAAAAAGAGTGTAACTAAGCTTAAAGCCTACGAATTAGATGTAGTTAACTTTTTGAAGAGGTATGATAAGAAAGGGGTAATTTCATTATACTTTATAGAAGAGGACTTAAAAAATTTAAAAGCTTCCAAAAAATTCGAAAGCAGATACAACAGCTGGGAAAAGCATCTTAAAAATGAATATTCCAATAATAAATTCTTTAGAGGAGACTCAACTGAATTTATGGATGAATTGGATAACTTTAAGTCGTATGTTTCTGGCAGGGATATAACTAATGCAGATATTTCTCTTGATGATATTAACCAGTTTTTGGTTTATGGAATGGCATTAGGCATTGGAAAGAAAGCGGTGGAGAACTTTGAAAAATATTTAGATGAAACTACCCTAAAAAATAGTGAAATTTACCAGATTATCAAAGTCAACGGCATAAATTTTGTTGAGCAAGGATTTAAAGGGCTATATCTAGTAAAACCTGGCCAGCATGACTCCAATACTGATGTTTACGGTTATTGA
- a CDS encoding PP2C family protein-serine/threonine phosphatase, with translation MSEIPKKYIQFDFSKIKTYLRANEEHNILYLHALIAVIGSLSALLILEGGKESLPSTIHYLLVLIEKTCVIIVIAYIVSRIKYFQEILAGKFTIKNQAVVILLFGIISIFGSYSGIDVFGAIANVRDLGPMIAGLIGGPIVGLGTGLIGGLYRYFFLGGPTTVPCSIATILAGLFAGIIFIANGRKFIGIFGAVIFAVLMELFHMLLVILLIHPYSQALAIVGEVSVPMIFANAMGILVFSFIISNLLREQKTTEERNLYFDELERKKNELKVAQKIQQTFIPDTIPLLNDYDISAFNIPAKEVGGDFYDFIPVTDDKLGIAIANVSEKGVPAALLMALSKTIVQTKARETQHVSDVMEYLNKLVMIEADSGIDLALFYAVLDTKSKTLRYINAGNDSPLLFIKNSESIVKLVHEKFHLGKIINRKFEEKTIDLNSEDILIFYTDGVINALNEEKEPFGIERLKSILRENYSLSSEDMILKIKQEISFFSKGKFQIDDMTLVVLKVK, from the coding sequence ATGTCTGAAATTCCAAAAAAATACATACAATTTGATTTTTCAAAAATTAAAACTTATTTAAGAGCTAATGAAGAGCATAACATATTGTATCTCCATGCATTAATTGCAGTAATAGGAAGTTTAAGCGCTTTGCTCATTTTAGAAGGGGGAAAAGAATCATTACCTTCCACCATACACTACTTACTTGTACTTATAGAAAAAACATGTGTAATTATCGTAATTGCTTATATTGTTTCACGTATTAAATATTTCCAGGAGATACTGGCAGGTAAATTCACCATTAAAAATCAAGCTGTAGTTATTTTATTATTTGGAATAATTTCCATTTTTGGTTCATATTCAGGGATAGATGTCTTTGGTGCCATTGCAAATGTTAGAGATCTTGGCCCAATGATAGCGGGCTTAATTGGCGGGCCAATAGTAGGTTTAGGAACTGGACTTATTGGCGGGCTTTACAGATACTTCTTTTTAGGAGGCCCAACCACAGTACCCTGTTCAATAGCTACAATTCTTGCAGGATTATTTGCAGGAATTATATTTATAGCAAACGGGCGTAAATTCATCGGAATTTTTGGTGCAGTGATCTTTGCAGTTTTAATGGAACTGTTTCATATGTTACTGGTTATTCTCCTTATACATCCCTATTCACAGGCACTGGCAATTGTTGGAGAAGTCAGCGTCCCCATGATCTTCGCAAATGCCATGGGAATACTTGTTTTTTCGTTTATAATATCAAACCTGCTGAGAGAACAGAAAACTACAGAAGAACGCAACCTGTATTTTGACGAACTGGAGCGGAAAAAGAATGAGCTAAAAGTAGCACAAAAGATTCAGCAGACATTTATACCAGATACAATTCCGTTATTAAATGATTATGACATCTCTGCTTTTAATATACCTGCAAAAGAAGTTGGAGGCGATTTCTACGATTTTATTCCAGTTACAGATGATAAACTTGGTATTGCAATTGCCAATGTTTCTGAAAAAGGTGTCCCTGCAGCCCTGTTAATGGCCCTCTCCAAAACTATTGTCCAGACAAAAGCCAGGGAAACTCAGCATGTTTCTGATGTAATGGAGTACTTAAATAAACTGGTAATGATTGAAGCTGACTCGGGAATTGATTTAGCACTATTTTATGCAGTATTAGATACAAAAAGTAAAACTCTGCGTTATATCAATGCAGGTAATGATTCGCCCTTACTATTTATAAAAAATAGTGAAAGTATTGTAAAACTTGTACATGAAAAATTTCATTTAGGTAAAATAATAAACAGGAAATTTGAAGAGAAAACAATAGATTTAAATTCAGAAGATATCCTTATTTTCTACACAGATGGTGTCATTAATGCTTTAAATGAAGAAAAGGAACCTTTTGGAATTGAAAGACTTAAAAGTATCCTTAGAGAAAACTACAGCTTATCATCAGAAGACATGATCCTGAAAATAAAACAGGAAATTTCATTCTTCAGTAAAGGTAAGTTTCAAATCGACGATATGACTCTAGTTGTCCTGAAAGTTAAATAA